TAGAATCAGCTTTTCAGTTGCTGGCAAATACGTTACAAGAAGGATTCAACTTACCAAAGCCGGAGCTCCTGAGATTCAGCGGTTCAACATTGGAATACTGCAAATTTGTGAgtaactttgaaacaaacattgactGTAAAGTTCGTGACGACAGGTTACGACTTAGTTACTTGATACAATACTGCGACGGAGAGGCAAAGAGTGCAATAGAAGACTGTGTATTACTGAGTCCAAGTGAAGGTTATAAACGAGCAAGAGACATTTTGTACTCACGGTACGGTAGGCCACATAACATTGCTAGAACTTATGTAGATAAAATTGTTAATGGTCATTCCTTAAAGGCGTCTGACACTAATGGTCTTTCAGATTTAGCACTTGAGatgagaaaatgtgaaattacTTTGTCTCAGTTAGGATTTAAGTCAGACATAGATAACACAGACAACTTACGTCGCATTGTTAGACGTTTGCCTATGCTTGTCCGCGGTAAATGGGTAGATATTGCACACTCAATTACTGAGTCTGGTAGGGAACCGGGCTTTTCAGATCTAGTGAAATTTGTAGAAGAAAAGGCTCGAATCGCCACTTCCCTATATGGCCTTGACCTTGCAAATGAGAAGAGTCATGGTAAGATTGTGAAGATCGAACCTTTAAGTCAAAGCCAAGTCCTGCACCTCGTAGAAATAATGCTGTCAGTTTTGCTACGAATAGTGCAGTAAACAATCCTATGTATAAGCCGTCACGTAAGTGCTATTGTTGTTCAGGTAGTTGTAAAGATTTAGCTTCATGTACGAAATTTACAGCCATGAATTTAAATGACAGGGAACAGTTTGTAAAAAAGAACAGACtttgtttcaattgtttaaagGGCAAACATTTTTCTAACGTTTGTAGAAAACCTACTGGGTGCAATGTAACAGAATGTAAATCTAGACACCACTTTCTTTACATAGTTGGGTAGATAGTAAATCTGATCACACAGATCAACAATCCGTCGTAAATTGCGCAACTAAAAGCGGATCTTATGTGAAGAACTGTTTAGGTATAATACCTGTACTTGTTAGAGGTAAAAGTGGGACGTACTGCAAGACTTATGCTCTGCTTGACGAGGGAGCTGACCAAACATTATGTGATGAACGCTTGTTGAAAACGCTGAACCTACCCTCTAAACCTGTGACGTTCAAGATGTCTACAGCAAGCTCTTCCGGTATTATCGTCGAAGGACAGGAAGTTGAGCTGCACGTGCAACCGGCGTCAGGTGGTAACGACGTTACGTTGAGAAAAGTTTGGTCAGTGAAATCTCTTCCAGTATCAACTAGGTCTGCTGCGAAAAACGCTGACATCCGAGATCTACCATATTTATCTAAGATAGAAACCCCTGAAATCGACTCTAGCTCTGTGATGCTTCTTATTGGAACAGATGCACCACAGGCACATATACCCTTAGAAGTGCGTTCAGGCCGCCATGATCAACCCTACGCCATTAAAACTCAACTAGGCTGGGCAGTGCGTGGACCTGTTACAGACACTACAACACAGAAATCAGctaatgtaaattttcagcagTCAGCTGATGTATTGTTACAACAACAACTTGAGAAAATGTGGACTACGGACTTTGATgacaaagtgaaagtagaaagaaaTTCAATGTCTCTAGAAGACAAGAAAGCTTTAAACACTATGAACTCTTCGTTGAGATATGAAAATGGACATTACAAACTGAAATTACCATGGCGTGACGAGAAAGCAGTAATGCCTAACAACTTGACTCTTGCGCATGCGCGACTCGAACATTTGAAGAGGAAGTTAGCACGAGATCAAGAGCTGCATAAAATGTATCACAGCATCAGTAACTGACTATATCCAGAAAGGACATGCACAGGAAGTAACACACATTGAATCTGATAGTAACCGCGTGTGGTACTTATCCCATCATCCTGTGACGAATCCTAATAAGCCCGGAAAAGTGAGAGTTGTATTTGACTGTGCCGCCAAATACAAAGGAATTTCCCTAAATAGTCAACTTCTACAAGGACCCGACTTTATGAACAGCTTGGTTGGCGTTTTAATCAGATTTCGTCAAGAGCCCGTTGCTATAGCAGCCGACATCGAGGCTATGTTTCATCAGGTCCGTGTCGAAGATTTAGATTGTGATGCCCTACGGTTTCTATGGTGGCCTGAAGGGGACATGACTCAACAACCTAGATGCTATAAGATGCTGGTACACCTATTTGGCGCGACCTCATCCCCAAGTTGCACAGCATATGCATTAATACGAACAGCGTCGGATAACGCGCATATGTATAAACCAGAGGTAGTCAACACCGTTAAAAGGAACTTTTACGTTGACGACTGCTTAAAATCAGTTTTTTCTGATGAGAAAGCAGTCGAGTTAGCCGCAGACTTACAGTCATTGTTAAGGAGAGGAGGATTTCGTCTGACGAAATGGCTTAGCAATAAGAGAGATGTCGTTGAATCTATCCCAGAGTCAGAACGAGCGCGATCTATAATGAATCTTAGCAAGAGTGACAGTTTGCCAGTAGATCGTGCCCTCGGTGTTCAGTGGAATGTAGAAAAAGATGAACTCAAATTTAAAGTGCAATTAAGTGAAAAACCAATAACAAGACGCGGCATCTTTTCCATCGTCAGTTCCATATTTGATCCCCTTGGACTGGTAGCACCAGTAACTCTACGTGCAAAGGCTATAGTACAAAACCTATGTAGACAGAAGCTTTCATGGGACGATCCTATCCCTGAAAAAGATACGTACGAGTGGAAACAATGGTTAGATACTCTTCCATATTTAGAATCTGTCTTTGTGAGAAGATGTTTTAAACCACAGGACTTTGGAACCTTAAAGAATGCCCAGCTACATGTATTCTGCGACGGTTCTCAACTTGGTTACGGCGCATGCGTGTACTTGAgattaaaagatgaaaagaacCTGATTTCATGCTCTCTGGTTGCTGGAAAATCACGACTAGCGCCAATAAAACAGACATATATTCCAAGACTTGAACTTTCAGGAGCAGTTGTCGCTTCCCGGCTTTATACGCTAGTAGCAGAcaaattagaaataaacattgacAGTGTGACATTCTGGACAGATTCTATGATTGTCCTTGGATATATTAAAAACGAAACCCGGAGATTCAAAACCTTTGTTGGAAATAGGGTAAGTGAAATTCATGATGTGACGTCACGAGACCAATGGAGACACGTAGATACGGCTTCCAATCCAGCAGACGTCGCTTCTAGAGGAATGCACGCCAGTGATTTTAAGACAATGAAATTTTGGATGCATGGACCTGAATTCCTTCAAAAAGATGAAAGCCATTGGCCAAGCCACCTAACTAAACCTGAATTAGACGACGACACTGAGCTGAAAAAAGAGGTTGTCGTCAACACAACTAGTGCAGTTGAATCCATTCAAAGTATAATAGATAGATACTCCAGTTGGACGAAGCTGAGAAGGGCCGTTGCTTGGTTACTAAGATATAAGGTATACTGCAGACGTAAACACTTAAACCACACCTTGGGACTGAGTGAAGGTGACTTGAGCACCAATGAACTCAACATGGCGGAACATACCATATTAGCGTTGGTTCAACGTACGTCGTTTACCGATGAGAGAATATATCTACAAAATGGGAATTCTGTAAGAAAAGACAGTTGTTTAGCATCTTTGAACCCGATTATACACCATGACCTGATCAGAGTACAAGGACGCTTACAATGCGACTATCCAAGCAAATATCCAGTCGTACTACCTAGCAAACACCATGTaacaaaactaataataaaacatatccaCGAACATAATGGTCATGTTGGAAAAGAGCATGTACTTTCTATGTCACGTGAGAAATATTGGATTCTACACGGACCTAGCGCAGTGAAGAGTATTTTGAGATGTTGCATCCCATGCAGACGACAACATACACCGTTAATGACCCAACAGATGGCGCCCTTGCTTGACGAGCAGACAACACCGGATATGCCACCATTTTCCCATATTGGAATCGATTATTTCGGACCATTTATTGTGAAGACAGCTCGTGCACGAGAAAAGCGTTATGGTTGTATTTTCACGTGCCTAACGTCGCGTGcggtacattttgaaattgctcacaGTCTATCTACTGATTCCTTCATATCTGCCTTTCAACGCTTTCAAAGTCGACGTGGACGCCCACGGAAAGTCTTCAGTGATAATGGAACCAATCTTGTTGGAGGTGAAACTGAACTACGAAAATCATTGCAGCTATGGAACCAGTCCAAACTCAGTGGATTTTTtgctcagaacgacattgaatgGCATTTCAACCCTCCGAACGCAAGCCATATGGGAGGAGCATGGGAACGTTTAATTCGTTCTGCTAGAGTTATATTGAAATCTCTCGTCCGAGAACAACTACTAAACGACGAGCAGCTGCTTACATTAATGGCTGAAACAGAGAAAATACTAAATGACAGACCTTTGACACCCGTTAGCAGTGATCCCAGAGACCCACCAGCATTAACGCCGAGTATGCTACTGCTATTGAAATCAAACCAGTGCTTACCTGTTGGTATATTTAAGAAGCAAGATATATACGCAAAACGGTGGTGGAGACAAGTGCAGTATCTCGCAGATGTATTTTGGAAACGATGGTTGAGAGAATACTTACCACTACTTCAGAAACGTCAGAAATGGCAACGTAAAACTGTAAACCTGAAGAAAGATGATGTAGTTCTTGTTGCCGTTGACAACGTTCCCAGAGGACAGTGGCCACTAGCCCGAGTGGTTGACGTGAATCTTGGTAGAGATGGCCTAGTTAGAAGCTGTGTGATCAGAACTAAATCAGGTCAATTAATCAGGCCAGTTACTAAACTGTGTCTTCTTGAGGCTTCAATGTAAATTTGATCCTAACTTTTTTCGAagctaaataataattataacaaacaagTAAGAGACAAGTTTTGTTGTACAAATTGTTATAAATGCGCTACTTAGGAATTGTCTTTATGAAGCGTAGATAATTGTTTTTTGGTTAGATTTCGTGCACCTTGCATAGATTAATTAATTACGTGAAATATGTCATCAACTTAAGAATTATTGGTTATTGATAAAGCATGGAAGTGTAAtgttttgaaaagtttatttgttaTGAAATGTATGTAATTTCATAGTGGGGACTGTTAGAAacataaatgtagtttctaatatttgttgtatctgacgctatttatttgacgtctgtttggcgtcttcagccacgtgataatttgcggcgttcattgacgtcaacgtcatagttgtttatacttccgcccagactttgaaacgttaactgaACTGAACGTTAACTGTGGACATAAATTATTCTGATGAGACTTGATGAGAAAGAGACCAAATTCGGTAACTAAATACTGTTTAGTCAATTATTTATTCAAAGCGTAATTATTGAACTCGAAGTTATGATATCGAATTTGTTAAatagcataaaatgaatatatagacgttaaatttaattttctgaatgattggatagtgcaagctttgttgatgtgaagtatgttcaaaagtacaTCAGTTGTTTATATGAGTATATGTATAATTGGTGAGCGTTGTATGAatattgtttgtatgtttgtatttgcaGAGAATCGCTATATCTAGAGAAATAAAAGAGTAAAGGCGCATCTCTCGTTTAGTCACTGAGTTGATCCAAGTCCCAGAACAATCATCATGCGAATAAGGAATATaatcggcacgaccgtcgtgcgAAGAACGAAATTGGTCGTGCTGATAAAGAAAATTACATACCGGCTTCTTTGctccgatgaggtctataaacaccttacaGACCACTTAAGAGGTCTATAACAATTTCCAGACCTGTCCTACCTCTACTGTTTACACGAAAAATCTCGGAGTGCCTGTAGCGGGAATAGAACCCGAGTTGCTCGGATGACAGTCCAATGCTCTAAGCACTAATGGCcggtttttcaactctagcaccaagaaaggctcaaaccagtattagttaagccatcgctcaaccttgttttctaacggatttttactaatattcgtcgggtatatttgcgatgtattagtTAAGCCTTGTtcacacactatgaacatgtaggtacagtcatcggaccgtttcgcttattttttcatatataaaacgttttactttggtgatttactactttcgaaaaagaaattctcGTAGAagtcatagaaaaatacaaagacacattaaaacacagAAGCACTAGCGCCCgtataatgaatgaaaaaaaaaaatgctgggaaaaaaggtgaatttatttcaaggtaagactacaagcattcctatgtttgctcattgccatattgttttcattattcctaaatgttccacctttcatgtacataacacgtgcaatatgcatttgtaattaggaatgcatttgtaaatttgaaTCTATAGTATAGGTACCCAAATTGCACTTGCAAACGCATGAATTTCAAACtccacacgtcattgaaaggagacgtatatacacagacgtgcgtatccatatatatatatatatgtacaactACATATTTGTACGTTACATGTACTTATTATTAaatacatgcacttatatatttatgcttgcacgtatattttgaaaagtgtacaaacgtagcgaatttagtaaagttaaaactGAAGAGTTGAATCTtttacattttagctcgacttttcgaataaaaaatgagcttttgcactcgccccagcgtcggagTCGCTGTtggtttaagtcttttttttataaagcaaaacatctgtaatactagctttactgagaCGAACTTTtccaaaagtccaaatcgtcgtacataacgaaagggtttgctcagtcccgtatcattccctccctcctaaacatttctgctttaacttactggaaatttaaatccatgtctaaatattccgcctccatcttttcttaaaccacctatgccccaggtttaaaataacaatagaaagataagccattgctgacaccgctcaaagtagaaaaatccaatcgaaggtttaacttttgtcgagtcccgttattcacgtgctgacttaatcgttgtaaatatatccgacacggcttaagtcagagcttaagtcattacttaatagttgaaaaactggccaataaGCCAAATTGTCGACACGCTTACGCAGTtttcagagattaaatttaaagttatgcgtaagcAACCGAAACAAcgcagtagaatcatgagaatTCCGTGTCTGTCACTTAAGCTGAACGCGTGACCTACTCCGTAAATACAGTATCACTTGTTTCAAAATAAGTACGTTTTAAGTGAGAAATTTCCAACCAGtgttacatatcttgaaaatttatctaaacatgactttactgtaaagttgtaacattaaattctaaataggtcttgatatttgtctgaaagttaatacGGGCAAACTCGTCCGTCTCGGaggagaatgcttcatgaaacaagacattttattttacaaagaaacatAATGACAAttatataattgcaaaaaaagaTACAGGTTAATCATTAATCTGCTGTTTtaaattgtgacgattttctgtacaatttaCATGGAACATAAGTTTAGAAAATAGCCTAGTTAAATGATCGTGATACATTCCAaacgtgtctgaaataagattgacagtttaaacatatttaaaggctGTTTTAGGTAGTGGTAATTGGTGGGAAACTGGTcaaagtacatttcttgttttctgaaaatgttctgGTTTTTGCTGAATGTCGTTAATTTATATCAACAGTTGACactttatgcctttaaatatcatatgatattttgcactgtacaaagTTTTGTCGACCTGGCAGTCTTCATTCGTGTAAAACTGTCAGTTGCCTGGATTCTATACTTGTATTTACATCCACAAGtatctgacaacttcttcacgtgaatcagatgtggaggaccagAACGactttaaactatataatatttattcaaattgttGCCATGTAAATTAAAACAGAGGCAACAAGCCTATTAATTATAAATTAGTTATAaccattactttcattgtcaagaagacAGAAGGTTTTAATATCTTCGCGTGGTGTGCACGCAGTTTTTTAGCGCATTTCGTTGTGTCTTCTTGGCGTGTGCCTGATCACGGTATATTATGATagcatttcttgtgataatgttATGATAAATCTATATCCATACCTTTTTATACGGCAATGTTTATTTAGGTAgcaaattaaagaactaaataaacttaaagtttcttataataattatgaaaaacaaaagctgtcactattGATGACAAATGctcccgaagtaggcccaagaatgccatagttgtatgcgcaaaaaaattacatttcattttgtgaccttgaccttgccctAAGGGGTCTCAGTCATAAACGTGACATATCTCCTCAAtatggttaaaatttgtgtcaatttaattttaaatcccttaataaatggcagagttatggaccagacaataaacacctttgacttctaagtgtgaccttgaccttggagttaggggtctggtTCCCgcgcatgacacctcatctcattatataaaacatttatgccatgtaatttcaaaacccttcatcaatggcagagttatgaaccggacaagaaacaaaccatgttaacctttgacctataattgtgactTGGACCTTGGggctagggttctgggtcttgctcatgacacgtcgtctccggacacgaaacataccgtttacctttgacttataagtgtgaccttgaccttgggagaTAGGAATCTGTATCTTGAGCATGACAaatcgtctcattatgataaacatttttgcCAGTTtgttcaaaatcccttcatggatggcagagtaatggactggacacgaaactgACCATATGTTTAATGATTATGTTAAgcttttacctctaagtgtgaccttgaccttggagctaggggtctgggttttgtgcatggcatgtcgtctcattatggtaaacatttataccaggttatttcaaaatccctttatgagtTGAAGACTTACATCCCGGACAAAAATTTACcagacgcacacacgcacggacggacagtacGATTTTTATGTCCATCTTGGGGGCATAAAATcttataaaataccattcgcgtcaaattctgactaattgaGTAGACCCACATTGATGATCTCAGAAAGAGACTATAATCGTCCGAAtatttcccaaatgtgcacggatttttcatgcaaaacaaaatgtcatgccCTAGTTACTGACAAATGTATTTACAGGTGCATAGCAAGTTTTTGTATTAATAGTATCCGATAAATTGTAGCAAATATTGTCTTGTTCCTTCTTCTAAGTATTTGTTTTTAATCATACATACAtgttacaaacgttcttcaaatccgaaaccaatctaGACTATgtaaacaaagaagcatgtaggtaagtcagttatcattctcggaataggtctgcatagtGTTTATAGACCAGTGAGGTGATTTGAAAaactcgctcgctacgctcgctcggttcacaattccctcacaggtctataaacacaatgcagacctattcctcgaacaataactattacttatcaGCATGACTGTCGTGCGGATACCCTCGGCCAATAATAGTCGTCTGCCTTCAAATGTTACTTTACTGTAGTGTATACATGTGTGTGTAACGTATTTTATCATGTACTGCTTTGTGTGACATATTTCAATATTGAGCAAAAAGTAAACATAGCGGTAAAATTCTAACAAGGCGTCAAATCAAGGCATATCTAAGAGCCACAATGACAACTGAACATATGTCTGACTTGGCTTTGATGAATGATATATGGTAAATTGGACATTGTTTGCACAGGAGAAAAACTAGCgattatgtttttagctcgacttttcgaagaataggggagctatcctactcgccccgacgtcggcgttagcgtgagcgtcacacaaatgttaaagtttgcgtaccaccccaaatattttcaaagtccattgagatattgctttcatatttttcatacttgttaaccatcatgaccccagtctgtaaaaaggagaaggcaactctatcaagcattttgactgaattatggccccttttcgacttagaatatgcttattgtaatgttatagttttactcatagcttatattatactatcaagcactgagaatagtcgaccgcgctgtccactgacagctcttgttttgtttagagTTTAAACTATGCCTACAAAGATAAAATTgactatgatatatcttaaaTTTGCTAATCAGGTGTTTGATAGAAAATGTGCCCCCATCCCAGCTTTAGTGCAGGATGGAGGGCATTATTTGAGTAAAGCCGGAGGCTGAGCATACAGTTTCAGGCGCGTAGCTACTTATACGCCTGTACGCCCGTGAATCCacataaatttgcaatttttttttacatctttatcctATCTAGACTTGATGTATTCCAAATCGTAATTAGTGtactatatatgataaaaggcCTTGATTCAAAGCCCGGGTGTAAGTCTTAGAATATGCCTGAGTAATGGTGGTggtatgattgttttgtttttgtaagttccaaattttaaatagatgttacaaaaatgttttaatacagtTTACTGCAAGTTATTAATTTGAGAATGCATCCACAGGGATACCCGCGGTTTCCCACAAAACATCCAAGGGGACAACTGCCATGACCATGGACTGTCTGTACTGTTCTTTTTATTACAGTAACTAAAAAGCAACAAGATAAAATTAAgaacaaagatttatttaaaatttataaatttaacacGCTCCGTTCGATAAGTGCAACTGCACTGCAACTTTATGTAATTTAACAGAATTTTGTTTGACAACACGTGTTTAAAATGCtgccgttttttttttagctATTAAAGCTTTTGGCATTCTGTTTTTTGACATCTTCTGGccgaaagtctgaattttatgcccgtaGTATTttgcatttgagccgtgccatgagaaaccaacatagtgcgcatccgcgcaggctggtcaggatccatgctgttcgctaacagtttctccaattcccgtaggctttaaaagcaaatagcatggatcctgacaagactgcgtggatgcgcaggctggtctggatccatgctggtcgcaaacccactatgttggtttt
This window of the Mercenaria mercenaria strain notata chromosome 5, MADL_Memer_1, whole genome shotgun sequence genome carries:
- the LOC123558129 gene encoding uncharacterized protein LOC123558129, whose protein sequence is MNSLVGVLIRFRQEPVAIAADIEAMFHQVRVEDLDCDALRFLWWPEGDMTQQPRCYKMLVHLFGATSSPSCTAYALIRTASDNAHMYKPEVVNTVKRNFYVDDCLKSVFSDEKAVELAADLQSLLRRGGFRLTKWLSNKRDVVESIPESERARSIMNLSKSDSLPVDRALGVQWNVEKDELKFKVQLSEKPITRRGIFSIVSSIFDPLGLVAPVTLRAKAIVQNLCRQKLSWDDPIPEKDTYEWKQWLDTLPYLESVFVRRCFKPQDFGTLKNAQLHVFCDGSQLGYGACVYLRLKDEKNLISCSLVAGKSRLAPIKQTYIPRLELSGAVVASRLYTLVADKLEINIDSVTFWTDSMIVLGYIKNETRRFKTFVGNRVSEIHDVTSRDQWRHVDTASNPADVASRGMHASDFKTMKFWMHGPEFLQKDESHWPSHLTKPELDDDTELKKEVVVNTTSAVESIQSIIDRYSSWTKLRRAVAWLLRYKVYCRRKHLNHTLGLSEGDLSTNELNMAEHTILALVQRTSFTDERIYLQNGNSVRKDSCLASLNPIIHHDLIRVQGRLQCDYPSKYPVVLPSKHHVTKLIIKHIHEHNGHVGKEHVLSMSREKYWILHGPSAVKSILRCCIPCRRQHTPLMTQQMAPLLDEQTTPDMPPFSHIGIDYFGPFIVKTARAREKRYGCIFTCLTSRAVHFEIAHSLSTDSFISAFQRFQSRRGRPRKVFSDNGTNLVGGETELRKSLQLWNQSKLSGFFAQNDIEWHFNPPNASHMGGAWERLIRSARVILKSLVREQLLNDEQLLTLMAETEKILNDRPLTPVSSDPRDPPALTPSMLLLLKSNQCLPVGIFKKQDIYAKRWWRQVQYLADVFWKRWLREYLPLLQKRQKWQRKTVNLKKDDVVLVAVDNVPRGQWPLARVVDVNLGRDGLVRSCVIRTKSGQLIRPVTKLCLLEASM